A genomic segment from Nonomuraea helvata encodes:
- a CDS encoding NlpC/P60 family protein, which yields MVLGYRGGYPLGIGDTLSKSALPRRAVQMADENAPGITVIDGGTAKPTSYADLRTGDLLFWDASTDDGTALDHVGIYLGIDSTGKHRFISSRKTVDGPTLGDEGGPSTLDSATLYDRSWRKAKRA from the coding sequence ATGGTCCTTGGCTACCGCGGCGGCTACCCCCTGGGCATCGGCGACACGCTGAGCAAGTCCGCCCTTCCCCGTCGAGCCGTCCAAATGGCCGACGAGAACGCCCCGGGGATCACCGTGATCGACGGTGGCACGGCCAAACCCACGTCCTACGCGGACCTGCGGACGGGCGACCTGCTGTTCTGGGACGCCAGCACGGACGACGGCACAGCCCTCGACCACGTCGGCATCTATCTGGGAATCGACTCCACCGGCAAACACCGGTTCATCTCCAGCCGCAAAACGGTCGACGGTCCTACGCTGGGCGACGAAGGCGGCCCCTCAACCCTCGACAGCGCCACGCTCTACGACCGCTCATGGCGCAAGGCCAAACGCGCCTGA
- a CDS encoding NADP-dependent oxidoreductase, with translation MKAIVVTDQAAGTAGMTLMERPEPQAALMDVVVQVHASGFVPTEMAWPSTWADRLDRDRTPSIPGHELAGVVTALGYGTTGLSVGQRVFGITDWTRDGTLAEYVAVEARNLAPLPGDVDFTVGASLPISGLTAWQGLFEHGRLRAGQSVLVHGAAGAVGSMVTQLAREAGAYVIGTGRAADRQKALDFGAQEFVDLENDTLEDVGEVDLVFDVIGGDIGRRSAGLIRAGGTLVSVVGPPEARPDDGLAIDFVVESDRAQLSEIVQRVRDGRLRTNIGNVATLDDAVAVLNPTERRQGKTVIRVRPWDSRTRSSGGRRGAAVHPI, from the coding sequence ATGAAGGCGATTGTGGTGACGGACCAGGCCGCGGGAACGGCCGGGATGACGCTGATGGAACGGCCCGAGCCGCAGGCAGCGCTGATGGATGTCGTCGTTCAGGTTCATGCGTCGGGATTCGTCCCGACGGAGATGGCGTGGCCCTCGACCTGGGCCGATCGCCTCGACCGTGACCGAACACCGTCGATCCCTGGGCACGAGCTGGCCGGAGTGGTCACCGCTCTCGGCTATGGCACGACAGGGCTGTCGGTGGGACAGCGGGTGTTCGGCATCACGGACTGGACTCGCGACGGCACCCTGGCGGAATATGTGGCCGTCGAGGCACGCAACCTCGCACCGCTGCCCGGCGACGTCGACTTCACGGTGGGCGCGAGCCTGCCGATCTCGGGACTGACCGCGTGGCAGGGACTGTTCGAGCACGGCCGCCTTCGGGCAGGGCAGAGCGTCCTCGTGCACGGCGCGGCCGGCGCAGTCGGGTCGATGGTGACGCAACTCGCACGAGAGGCCGGCGCCTACGTCATCGGCACCGGACGCGCCGCCGACCGTCAGAAGGCACTCGACTTCGGCGCGCAGGAGTTCGTCGACCTTGAGAACGACACGCTCGAAGACGTCGGCGAAGTCGACCTGGTTTTCGATGTCATCGGCGGCGACATCGGGAGGCGGTCCGCAGGCCTGATCCGAGCCGGAGGAACACTGGTGTCCGTCGTCGGGCCGCCCGAGGCGCGGCCCGACGACGGCCTGGCCATCGACTTCGTTGTCGAGTCCGACCGCGCCCAACTGAGCGAGATCGTCCAGCGGGTCCGGGACGGACGACTGCGGACGAACATCGGCAACGTCGCGACCCTCGACGACGCCGTCGCCGTCCTCAACCCGACCGAGCGACGCCAGGGGAAGACGGTCATCCGCGTTCGACCGTGGGACTCGAGGACGCGATCATCGGGTGGACGGCGAGGCGCTGCCGTGCACCCGATTTGA
- a CDS encoding extracellular catalytic domain type 1 short-chain-length polyhydroxyalkanoate depolymerase, with protein MQRSEPRTRRYAGIGAALTALITAVATALSVFLTAVPGASAAVLTEVTGFGANPGGLRMYLYVPDRVESRPGVLVAMHGCNGWAPGFHQGTEFASLADRYGFIVIYPQANKSANGLSNCFDVWSNEALRHGGGSDPVSIVSMTNYVLQRYNGDPQRVFATGFSSGAMETNNLLATYPDVFKAGAPFSGVPYGCLGPAGCGDKTPQQWGDLVRNAYPGYTGPRPRVMAWHGTADSVLPYTMLQEEVDQWTDAHGLSQTPASTDSPQSGWTRRIFGSGQVEAYTIAGAGHDLPHTGMAAYAIRFFGLDGGSSTTTPTPPPAGQIKGVGSGRCLDVPGAATADGTAVQLWDCNGRSNQQWAATSAGELRVYGNKCLDAAGTGNGAGIQIYSCHGGANQKWRLNADGTIAGVQSGLCLDAVGQGTANGTRLQLYSCHGGANQRWTRT; from the coding sequence ATGCAGCGAAGCGAACCGCGTACGAGAAGGTACGCAGGCATCGGAGCCGCCTTGACGGCTCTGATCACGGCGGTGGCCACCGCTCTGTCCGTGTTCCTCACGGCTGTGCCAGGAGCGTCGGCGGCGGTCCTGACCGAAGTGACGGGCTTCGGCGCCAATCCCGGCGGTCTGCGGATGTACCTTTACGTCCCCGACAGAGTGGAGTCCAGGCCGGGCGTCCTGGTGGCGATGCACGGCTGCAACGGCTGGGCTCCGGGCTTCCACCAGGGCACCGAGTTCGCCTCGCTGGCCGACCGGTACGGCTTCATCGTCATCTACCCGCAGGCGAACAAGAGCGCCAACGGCCTGTCGAACTGCTTCGACGTGTGGTCCAACGAGGCCCTGCGGCACGGCGGCGGCAGCGACCCGGTGTCGATCGTCTCCATGACGAACTACGTGCTGCAACGCTACAACGGCGACCCGCAGCGGGTGTTCGCCACCGGCTTCTCCTCCGGCGCGATGGAGACCAACAACCTGCTCGCCACGTACCCGGACGTGTTCAAGGCCGGCGCGCCGTTCTCGGGGGTCCCCTACGGTTGCCTTGGCCCCGCCGGCTGCGGCGACAAGACGCCGCAGCAGTGGGGTGACCTGGTCAGGAACGCCTACCCCGGCTACACGGGGCCCCGGCCGCGCGTGATGGCCTGGCACGGCACCGCCGACTCGGTGCTGCCGTACACGATGTTGCAGGAAGAGGTCGACCAGTGGACCGACGCGCACGGACTGAGCCAGACCCCCGCCTCCACTGACAGCCCGCAATCCGGCTGGACCCGGCGGATCTTCGGCTCCGGGCAGGTCGAGGCGTACACCATCGCCGGAGCCGGCCACGACCTGCCGCACACCGGAATGGCCGCGTACGCCATCCGCTTCTTCGGCCTGGACGGCGGCTCGTCCACCACGACGCCGACTCCACCACCCGCCGGGCAGATCAAGGGAGTCGGCTCCGGGCGTTGCCTGGACGTGCCCGGCGCCGCCACCGCCGACGGCACCGCGGTGCAGTTGTGGGACTGCAACGGGCGCAGTAACCAGCAGTGGGCCGCCACCTCAGCCGGCGAGCTCAGGGTCTATGGCAACAAATGCCTCGACGCGGCCGGCACCGGCAACGGCGCCGGCATCCAGATCTACTCCTGCCACGGCGGCGCCAACCAGAAATGGCGCCTGAACGCCGACGGCACCATCGCCGGGGTGCAGTCCGGGCTGTGCCTGGACGCCGTCGGCCAGGGCACCGCCAACGGCACCCGGCTCCAGCTCTACTCCTGCCACGGCGGCGCCAACCAGCGCTGGACCCGCACCTGA
- a CDS encoding sugar phosphate isomerase/epimerase family protein, with translation MTRPVTLFTGQWADLPFEEVCRLASEWGYDGLEIACWGDHFEVDKALADDSYIERKKETLAKYNLRVWTISNHLVGQAVCDHPIDERHKGILPARIWGDGEPEGVRRRAAEEIKNTARAAAALGVTTVVGFTGSSIWHTLAMFPPVPPSMIEAGYADFADRWNPILDVFDEVGVRFAHEVHPSEIAYDYHTTVRTLEAIGHRPAFGLNWDPSHMVWQDLDPANFILDFADRIYHVDCKDARVATRDGRRGRLASHLAWADPRRGWDFVSTGRGDVPWEACFRALNHIGYDGPISIEWEDAGMDRLHGAPESLAYIRSLNAITPPAAAFDAAFSSE, from the coding sequence ATGACGAGGCCGGTCACGTTGTTCACCGGGCAGTGGGCGGACCTGCCGTTCGAGGAGGTCTGCCGGCTGGCGTCGGAGTGGGGCTACGACGGCCTGGAGATCGCCTGCTGGGGCGACCACTTCGAGGTCGACAAGGCCCTCGCGGACGACTCCTACATCGAACGCAAGAAGGAGACCCTGGCCAAGTACAACCTCCGGGTGTGGACGATCTCCAACCACCTGGTCGGCCAGGCGGTCTGCGACCACCCCATCGACGAGCGCCACAAGGGCATCCTGCCCGCCCGCATCTGGGGCGACGGCGAACCCGAAGGTGTACGGCGGCGCGCCGCCGAAGAGATCAAGAACACCGCCCGCGCGGCGGCCGCGCTCGGCGTGACGACCGTCGTCGGCTTCACCGGCTCGTCAATCTGGCACACGCTGGCGATGTTCCCGCCGGTGCCCCCGTCGATGATCGAGGCGGGCTACGCCGACTTCGCCGACCGGTGGAACCCGATCCTCGACGTCTTCGACGAGGTCGGAGTGCGCTTCGCCCATGAGGTGCACCCGAGCGAGATCGCGTACGACTACCACACCACGGTGCGGACGCTGGAGGCCATCGGGCACCGGCCGGCCTTCGGGCTGAACTGGGACCCGTCGCACATGGTGTGGCAGGACCTGGACCCGGCGAACTTCATCCTCGACTTCGCCGACCGGATCTACCACGTGGACTGCAAGGACGCCCGGGTGGCCACCCGTGACGGCCGGCGCGGCCGTCTGGCCTCCCACCTGGCGTGGGCCGACCCCCGGCGTGGCTGGGACTTCGTGTCCACAGGCCGCGGCGACGTGCCGTGGGAGGCGTGCTTCCGCGCGCTCAACCACATCGGCTACGACGGCCCGATCTCCATCGAGTGGGAGGACGCGGGCATGGACCGGCTGCACGGCGCACCGGAATCCCTCGCCTACATCCGCTCGCTCAACGCCATCACCCCACCGGCCGCCGCTTTCGACGCCGCCTTCTCCTCCGAATGA
- a CDS encoding Gfo/Idh/MocA family oxidoreductase, with protein MRPVIGIGMVGYAFMGRTHSQAWRSVDAFFDLPFRPSMVAVAGRSAEATAQAAEKLGWAGAEPDWKRLLDRDDVQVIDICTPGDSHAEIAVAALAAGKHVICEKPLANTVAEAEAMAAAAKEAAARGVRSMVAFNYRRVPAVALARRFVEEGMLGEIRHVRAQYLQDWIVDPEFPLVWRLQKDKAGSGALGDIGAHIIDVAEFITGERLAGVAALTETFVKERPLAASSAGLSAGGGTGRGAVTVDDAALFIGRLSGGGLASFEATRFAAGRKNALRIEVNGALGSLAFDFESMNDLWFHDHTIDSAEHGFRRVLVTEPDHPYAGAWWPPGHGLGYEHTFVHETKDFLEAIAAGTDPTPSFEDGLRVQRVLAAVEQSAAEDSRFITVEGS; from the coding sequence ATGAGGCCTGTCATCGGGATCGGCATGGTCGGCTACGCGTTCATGGGCCGTACCCACTCCCAGGCGTGGCGCAGCGTGGACGCGTTCTTCGACCTGCCGTTCAGACCCTCGATGGTGGCCGTGGCCGGCAGATCCGCCGAGGCGACCGCGCAGGCCGCCGAGAAGCTGGGATGGGCCGGCGCGGAGCCCGACTGGAAGCGCCTCCTCGACCGCGACGACGTGCAGGTCATCGACATCTGCACGCCCGGCGACTCGCACGCCGAGATCGCCGTCGCGGCGCTGGCGGCAGGCAAGCACGTGATCTGCGAGAAGCCGCTCGCCAACACCGTCGCCGAGGCCGAGGCCATGGCCGCGGCGGCGAAGGAGGCGGCGGCGCGCGGCGTGCGCAGCATGGTCGCCTTCAACTACCGCCGCGTGCCCGCCGTCGCGCTGGCCCGGCGGTTCGTCGAAGAGGGCATGCTCGGCGAGATCCGGCACGTACGGGCGCAGTATCTGCAGGACTGGATCGTCGACCCCGAGTTTCCCCTGGTCTGGCGGCTCCAGAAGGACAAGGCCGGCTCCGGGGCCCTCGGCGACATCGGCGCTCACATCATCGACGTCGCCGAGTTCATCACCGGTGAGCGGCTGGCCGGGGTGGCGGCGCTGACCGAGACCTTCGTCAAGGAGCGTCCCCTGGCGGCCAGTTCGGCCGGGCTCTCGGCCGGCGGCGGAACCGGGAGGGGCGCGGTCACCGTGGACGACGCGGCGCTGTTCATCGGACGGCTCAGCGGCGGCGGGCTGGCCTCCTTCGAGGCCACCCGCTTCGCGGCGGGGCGCAAGAACGCGCTGCGCATCGAGGTCAACGGCGCCCTGGGCAGCCTGGCCTTCGACTTCGAGTCGATGAACGACCTGTGGTTCCACGACCACACCATCGACAGCGCCGAACACGGATTCCGGCGGGTGCTGGTCACCGAGCCGGACCACCCGTACGCCGGGGCGTGGTGGCCGCCGGGCCACGGCCTCGGGTACGAGCACACCTTCGTCCACGAGACGAAGGACTTCCTGGAGGCGATCGCCGCCGGCACCGACCCCACGCCGTCCTTCGAGGACGGCCTGCGGGTGCAGCGGGTGCTGGCGGCCGTCGAGCAGAGCGCGGCTGAGGACAGCCGCTTCATCACTGTGGAGGGTTCATGA
- a CDS encoding ABC transporter substrate-binding protein, whose translation MDKNVARRGFLFSGAALGAGALVSACTSNEPVATQQASAPAAAPAAKDGNDAPGEKVVIGFSAPAADHGWIAAISKNAADAAKQYTDVEFKPVEPTNDINQQISAVESLIQAKVNVLVILPNDGQQLNQVARQAMDAGIPVVNVDRVFPDKLSYRAWIGGDNYGMGVAAGHHIGKTLKDKGVSNPVILEIQGIATLPLTQDRSKGFADALKTYGFKVTAQQDAKFTVESGTQVAANLLQAHKKIDAIWNHDDDQGIGVLAAIKEAGRNEFFMVGGAGSANAMRDIQADSGVLKATVTYPPTMAGSAIKVARLIAQGKGMSDLLEQQVPQSITLASETITKDNAAQYLPLGFES comes from the coding sequence ATGGACAAGAACGTCGCCCGGCGCGGCTTCCTCTTCAGCGGCGCCGCCCTCGGCGCTGGTGCCCTCGTCAGCGCCTGCACCAGCAACGAGCCGGTCGCCACCCAGCAGGCGAGCGCGCCCGCCGCCGCTCCCGCGGCCAAGGACGGCAACGACGCCCCTGGCGAGAAGGTCGTCATCGGCTTCTCGGCCCCGGCCGCCGACCACGGCTGGATCGCCGCCATCAGCAAGAACGCGGCGGACGCGGCAAAGCAGTACACCGACGTCGAATTCAAGCCGGTCGAGCCGACCAACGACATCAACCAGCAGATCTCGGCGGTGGAGTCGCTGATCCAGGCGAAGGTCAACGTGCTGGTGATCCTGCCGAACGACGGCCAGCAGCTCAACCAGGTCGCCCGGCAGGCCATGGACGCGGGCATCCCGGTGGTCAACGTGGACCGCGTCTTCCCGGACAAGCTGTCGTACCGGGCCTGGATCGGAGGGGACAACTACGGCATGGGTGTGGCCGCCGGACACCACATCGGCAAGACGCTGAAGGACAAGGGCGTCTCCAACCCGGTCATCCTGGAGATCCAGGGCATCGCCACGCTGCCGCTGACCCAGGACCGCAGCAAGGGCTTCGCCGACGCGCTGAAGACGTACGGCTTCAAGGTGACCGCGCAACAGGACGCCAAGTTCACGGTGGAGTCCGGAACGCAGGTGGCCGCCAACCTGCTCCAGGCGCACAAGAAGATCGACGCGATCTGGAACCACGACGACGACCAGGGCATCGGCGTGCTGGCGGCGATCAAGGAGGCCGGTCGCAACGAGTTCTTCATGGTCGGCGGCGCGGGCTCGGCCAACGCGATGCGTGACATCCAGGCCGACAGCGGCGTGCTGAAGGCCACCGTCACCTATCCCCCCACGATGGCCGGCTCGGCGATCAAGGTCGCCCGGCTGATCGCCCAGGGCAAGGGCATGAGCGACCTGCTGGAGCAGCAGGTGCCGCAGTCGATCACACTGGCTTCGGAGACCATCACCAAGGACAACGCCGCCCAGTACCTGCCTCTCGGGTTCGAGTCATGA
- a CDS encoding ABC transporter permease — MTEVDQAAPTGPRLKAAGPGGRFGRLGEVRHLGLVAALTLLAIVGLVTRPENFATSSNLVSILALASTIGVITVGMTFVIIGGGIDLSVGALMALASVWATTLATQSYGPVVMIVCAVLVGTGAGLLNGILIAYGRMVPFIATLAMMVAGRGLAQRMSNQRTQLVQQDNSLIVSLSTTRVLGLPLLVYVFALVVLFGWLVLNRTTFGRRTYAVGGNPEAARLAGIDVRKHTLLLYALSGLCCGIAAVLIMARTTTGSSTHGDLYELDAIAAVIIGGTLLSGGRGTIIGSILGLLIFTVITNLFILNGLNTADQLIAKGAIIVAAVLLQRRSLKTHT, encoded by the coding sequence ATGACTGAGGTTGATCAGGCCGCGCCGACAGGTCCGCGATTGAAGGCGGCGGGACCGGGCGGGCGGTTCGGCCGGCTGGGCGAGGTCCGGCATCTGGGGCTGGTCGCGGCGTTGACACTGCTGGCGATCGTGGGATTGGTGACGAGGCCGGAGAACTTCGCCACCTCCTCCAACTTGGTGAGCATCCTGGCGCTGGCCTCGACCATCGGGGTGATCACTGTTGGCATGACGTTCGTGATCATCGGTGGTGGCATCGATCTGTCGGTGGGCGCGCTGATGGCGTTGGCGTCGGTATGGGCGACCACGCTGGCGACCCAGTCCTACGGGCCGGTTGTGATGATCGTGTGCGCGGTGCTGGTGGGCACCGGCGCGGGCCTGCTGAACGGGATCTTGATCGCCTACGGCCGGATGGTGCCGTTCATCGCGACGCTGGCGATGATGGTGGCCGGGCGCGGCCTGGCGCAGCGGATGTCGAACCAGCGCACACAGCTCGTGCAGCAGGACAACTCGTTGATCGTGAGCCTGTCGACCACGCGGGTGCTCGGGCTGCCGCTGCTGGTGTACGTGTTCGCGCTGGTGGTGCTGTTCGGCTGGCTGGTGCTCAACCGCACGACGTTCGGCCGGCGCACCTACGCGGTGGGCGGCAATCCCGAGGCCGCCCGCCTGGCCGGCATCGACGTGCGCAAGCACACGCTGCTGTTGTACGCCCTGTCGGGGTTGTGCTGCGGGATCGCCGCGGTGCTGATCATGGCCAGGACCACGACCGGATCGTCCACACACGGCGACCTGTACGAGCTGGACGCGATAGCCGCAGTGATCATCGGCGGGACGCTGCTGAGCGGCGGCCGGGGCACGATCATCGGATCGATCCTCGGTCTGCTGATCTTCACTGTGATCACCAACCTGTTCATCCTGAACGGCCTGAACACCGCCGACCAGCTCATCGCCAAGGGCGCGATCATCGTCGCCGCCGTGCTGCTGCAGCGGCGAAGCCTCAAAACACACACCTGA
- a CDS encoding sugar ABC transporter ATP-binding protein yields the protein MPRSPSDSSSLLVMRGIVKQFPGVRALDGVNLEVRAGEVHCLLGQNGAGKSTLIKILSGAHEPDEGEVLLDGSPVRLAPPTAAMGHGIATIYQELDLVDGLSVTENIFLGHEMATFGFSRRAEADRATAELLERLGHGEIRPRTEVGSLSPAHKQIVSMARALSHSARVIIMDEPSAALDHDEVGNLFRVIRDLTSQGVAVIYISHRLEEIREIGDRVTVLKDGRTVAVGLVAKDTPTSKIVALMTGRNVEYVFPPRPGRGAHDGRPEVLRVENLTLPGRFADVSFSIRAGEIVGLAGLVGSGRSEIIEAIYGARRAGGRVVLDGRTVRPGSTTRAVRMGMGLAPEERKTQALLLDHPVAQNITLASLSRYTRPRWLGWLDRRTEFAEAERLSQALDIRPPDPRRPIRTLSGGNQQKAVLGRWLAEDRKLLLLDEPTRGVDVGARAELYALVRKLADDGIGVLLVSSEVPEVLGLADRVLVIREGRIVHEAPAEDLDEHRVLDLVMVSAGQRPGSDVAHPSTEGASHD from the coding sequence GTGCCGCGGTCACCGTCCGACTCGTCATCGCTGCTCGTGATGCGAGGAATCGTCAAGCAGTTCCCGGGCGTGCGCGCCTTGGACGGCGTGAACCTTGAGGTGAGAGCCGGAGAGGTGCACTGCCTGCTCGGCCAGAACGGCGCCGGGAAGTCCACGCTCATCAAGATCCTCTCCGGTGCCCACGAACCCGACGAGGGCGAGGTGCTGCTCGACGGCTCGCCCGTACGGCTGGCGCCGCCGACCGCGGCGATGGGCCACGGAATCGCCACCATCTACCAGGAACTCGATCTGGTGGACGGGTTGAGCGTGACGGAGAACATCTTCCTCGGCCACGAGATGGCGACCTTCGGGTTCTCCCGCCGGGCCGAGGCCGACCGGGCGACGGCCGAGCTGCTCGAGCGGCTGGGGCACGGCGAGATCCGCCCCCGCACCGAGGTGGGCTCGCTGTCGCCGGCCCACAAGCAGATCGTCAGCATGGCCAGGGCGCTGTCGCACTCGGCCCGGGTGATCATCATGGACGAGCCGTCGGCCGCGCTGGACCACGACGAGGTCGGCAACCTGTTCCGGGTGATCCGTGACCTCACCTCCCAGGGCGTGGCGGTGATCTACATCTCCCACCGGCTGGAGGAGATCCGCGAGATCGGCGACCGAGTCACCGTGCTCAAGGACGGGCGCACGGTCGCGGTGGGGCTGGTGGCCAAGGACACCCCGACCTCGAAGATCGTGGCGCTGATGACCGGCCGCAACGTCGAGTACGTCTTCCCGCCCCGGCCGGGCAGGGGAGCCCACGACGGGCGGCCCGAGGTGCTGCGGGTGGAGAACCTGACGCTGCCCGGCCGGTTCGCGGACGTGTCGTTCAGCATCAGGGCCGGGGAGATCGTCGGCCTGGCGGGCCTGGTCGGCTCCGGCCGCAGCGAGATCATCGAGGCGATCTACGGCGCGCGACGGGCCGGTGGCCGGGTCGTGCTCGATGGGCGGACGGTGCGGCCGGGCAGCACGACCCGCGCGGTGCGGATGGGCATGGGCCTGGCCCCCGAGGAGCGCAAGACGCAGGCGTTGCTGCTGGACCACCCCGTCGCGCAGAACATCACGCTGGCGAGCCTGAGCCGCTACACCAGGCCGCGGTGGCTGGGCTGGCTCGACCGCCGGACCGAGTTCGCCGAGGCCGAACGGCTGTCGCAGGCGCTGGACATCCGCCCGCCCGATCCGCGCCGGCCCATCAGGACCTTGTCGGGCGGCAACCAGCAGAAGGCGGTGCTGGGACGCTGGCTGGCCGAGGACCGCAAGCTGCTGCTGCTCGACGAGCCCACGCGTGGGGTGGACGTCGGTGCCCGGGCCGAGCTGTACGCGCTGGTGCGCAAGCTGGCCGACGACGGCATCGGTGTGCTGCTGGTGTCCAGCGAGGTGCCTGAGGTGCTGGGCCTGGCCGACCGCGTGCTGGTCATCCGCGAGGGCCGGATCGTCCATGAGGCGCCGGCCGAGGACCTGGACGAGCACCGGGTGCTCGACCTGGTGATGGTCTCCGCAGGACAGAGGCCCGGATCCGATGTGGCACATCCCTCCACCGAAGGAGCATCGCATGACTGA